From the Ammospiza caudacuta isolate bAmmCau1 chromosome 1, bAmmCau1.pri, whole genome shotgun sequence genome, the window CAAGGCGGCAGCTCCGCGGTGCTGAGCGTCAGGGACCGCcggctgcctcctcctgcctccgCCGCCGTAACAGCCCAAAGTGCCGTAGGAATTTTAGTACGGCCTTGGCTCCAGGGTTCCGAGTTTTAATGAGCTGGTCTACATTGCGGCATAATTAGCGATTTTGTGTCTATATGTATGCATTTAAAGCAGACCAAAGGCTTTTCCATGGGCGGGAGCCTGTAGCGAAGTGCCCTGATTGTTTATGAACTGAAAAAGCCCCAGGGTTAAagagtgccagcagcagccctggttCTCTGTGGTACGGTTTACAGCTGTTAATGTGTTAAAGCATAATTAGGAGCTGTGGCATAGACAAGCCTTCGGTTGTGGTTGGGCTCTGACCTGTAATCTGAAAGCAGGAAGGGAAGCCCGTACATGTGCAGAAcctgggaggagggggaagcTCGCTTCCTGCCCAACTGCTCATTCGGTCACACAGCCGCATTTCGGCGTGACCCGCCTGCCCTTCCAGCTGATAATGTTTAAAGTCTGAAGTACTTCGGAGAAGGAGAGAGAGTAACACGCGCAGGAGCTATCAGACCTTTTGGGTTGTACTAAGAATGTTTGAGCATTTGACTGCTCCGAGCTGTGAATCTTCATTAGAACCTGAACTGCTTATTCGTTAAGTAGGTGTTTAATGGGTTGTGTGCATTGTTCCTTAGAACGGACGCGGTTGCAGACTCTGGTAGTGTAATCAAGCTGAAAGCGTCAAGTGCAGTTTGTGTAAGGAACACTGATTATGACGGCCCATCCTATGACTCCCAAGTATTCTTTCGGAGAGTAAGTCTGAAGTCAGAGTATGTAGACTGAAGCAGACAATGTACACCTTGAGGCTGCTTAGGCGGCAATAGCAATGAAATGCAGAGTTAGAAACCAGACACATGCAAACAGCTAAAAATCTTGTATCTATTGTGGTGAGTTAGGTGAGGCATTGTGGTATGCTGCTTTTGCATCCTacttctcccttctctcctcGTTTCTTAAGTCTGTGATGATGCTAGTGTACATGCTTGTGTTTCCATTTGAGGTGGAAATGCCTGATCAAAAATGCACTTCCTCCCAtcacaaaggagaaaatttgCCTGGCTTGTTAAATTAACTTAAGCACTGCATAGTTCTCAAAAGGAAGTGAAAGCATTTCCCCAATGTTGTTAATTAAAAGGCCCATTTGCAGAAGATGATCATATGGAAAGCAGAGATAACTCCAAGTACCAGGAAGGTATACGTGCACAGCTTGTAAAACCTAGGGCATGTTTACTGGAAATAGTTTACTCTTACCCAAAGAAGAAAACCTGTCTAAAACATGGTTTTCTATGAGCTACAAAGAGCAGTATTTGAATTTCCTTTTAATCTGGTATCAAGCAAAACAGGCTTTTTCCTGCAGACTTGCACTTATCATTCCCGAATGTGCACAAAAACAGGTCTAAGTTAAGAAttaacactgatttttttttttgagaaaataaaaaacaatattAAGTTGTGTCCTTCATTAGCAGTACTTTAATTTGCTCTCTGTGTTTCTGATTGCATTGATTCAAGCAGTCATCTGGTCAACATTATTTTTTGTTAGATTTAGTATTTGTTTGGAACACATACCTGTATTGCCATATGTGTGCTGGAAGCAATGTATAGGGAGCTGTAAAGGGAAAGAGGGTCTGCTGTTCATCTTGATGTCATCATCTTGGATCAGTGTAGAGTCTTGGCACTGAACTGTGTCTCTCAAGCTTCAGAGTCAGTGTCAAACTACTAAATGGTAAGAAATGTGATTCAAGCGTTCATACACAGTGTAAGTGGGTCTGGTCCCACCTTGCGGTGAAACCAGTTCTTTTTCTATTCAATATTTGCTGTAGCAACACAGGAGATAGTGGGCACTTGTTGTACCTGGGAAAGCTCAGTGACGATGCAGATGTGATCCAGCTAAGGAGTAGGGACAAATCTGGAAAAGTTTACTTGTACATTCCTCCCACACACTATTAATTGAAGTGTCTACAGTGTGTTGGCTGTGAACAGCTTCTATGGAGCTGTTTCTCCTACACGTGGTCACTTCCTCCATGAGACACAGGCTGgtgtgtgagctgctgcagtggctCCATTCTCTGCAGGAATTTATCAGGGAGTGAGCAGTCTTGGTGCTGGGCTAAACTTGCTGGTGTTGTCTTGCTGTTACTGCTTTCAAAATAACACTTCGCAAAAGAAggttgggttttgtttagttttttctttaagaTAACAAAACTGTGTGTTGCTAGAAGGCCTTTATTACATCCTGAAATTCAGACTTAATTCCTGAGTTACTGTTAAAAGTAGATACttaacctgtttttttttttcctttctagccAAGGTACAAGTGTCTTTCTAGAATGTCCAGGCATGCAAAAAAGCTTAGAGATCAGGATATAAATCCATGTCTAGCGGTAAGATGATCAAATTGAGTTTGATTTCTGTCTGTACATTTCAGTGTTAAATAATGCACTTTCTAGGGGACTGTTTTGTGGGTAGAACACTGGCATTCTAGCACTTTGCATTAGAAGTTTCTTAAGAGTCTGAAGGTGGGAAGGGCTGAAAATCTTCCATTATAGTAAGTGTGAAATAACAAGTTAATTCCCTATAAATAGGAGTAATACAACTGCTGGCAGTCTCTTTTCTGTCCCTAAAACCAGAGCCTGAAATCCTGGTTTGACAAGcttggttattttttaaaagcattttgtgaATTATACCAAGCATCATTGTAAACAAATATTCTGTGGCCTCTGCACTTACTGTCTGAAGAGTACAGACAGCACTCTGTTATCTACAAATTAAATCACTGCTTGGAAGTACTGGTGATCCTTTGTAATAGGTGTTACTTTGCTCTCTTTGATGGTGTTCTTTCATCTGAAGAGCTCACTCCTATCTTCATAGATATTCTGGGacttgttaaaatatttaaacacttAGTACAGTAACTTCCCTCAGCTCTGAAGTATATTTTCCCCTATTAAAGGAAACAGATGCCACTACAAAATGTATGAATGACAACAACTATAACAAGGATATGTGTACTGATTACTTTTTGAAGTacaaaaactgcagaaaattcTGGGTAAGCACAGTAAACTTTCTAAATTTTActctctgctttgctttatGTATGTTACTTCTGACATCCTGCTTTCTGAACCCTTCAAACTCAGCTAAGAATGTTTTTATGGTAACGTACCAGCCCAGTATGCATTGCTGTAAGACTTAAGCATATGCACATCAAAGTACTTCACTTGATTGTTCTGGGTTTACTCTCTTAGATTGTGAGTCAGTGTTCTTGCAATACCTGATGTTTTCCTTAGAACTTGAGTCACATATTTCTagtaataatttcttttaaactgaTGCGGTGAAAAAATACTGAGGCAAGGTAAGGTTATCTGGTTTCCCACTGGCTTGGATCATGGTTACTTTAACCTGATATAAAGCTTATTTGGTGGTGGAGAAATACCATGAGGATCTACGTGCAGTTAAactgttttctgctgtttccttATGCCATTGAAGTAAAGAGGTTTTAGCTTAGCCTTTAAATACTTGTgcaaactacaaaaaaaaaactgtttacaGACAATTATGCATTGGTCTGGCATAGAGTAATGGGAATACTGATTGCACTCTATTCTGAAGCAGCAAGGTAAACTATCAGATATCTTGAACTAACTACTAGTACATTTAGTTATCAGCTAATCAGGCTTTTAGAGTACCTGAGTTAATATAGAAAgcatttttctattaaaaatctTGTTCATTCAGAGCTCAGGGAAATCTGTTCTCATGGTCACTTTGTTCTATTTTCAGCACGGCATTATGATGCAAAGGAAGAGAAGTGGTGTGAAACCAGAGATGCCctcagcagaagaaagaaagaaaatcttggAATCAATGGGGAAGCCCTACTGACTAGAAATCTGAATTGACTGTTGTCACAATACATATGAAGACTTGGCAGCAGCAAGTTACCATTTTATGAACCGGATTTTACAGTTGCCATATGTTGGATTAAAATAAGATCTTAAATTTTGAAATGTGGGAGCTTTCTAGGATAGAATTTCCTGGGTTTGTTCCTACTTCCTGTCATAGGAACCTGGCCTCTTTTATTGGAAGATACGGGTCTCAATTCAACTTGTGTAGAAACTTTTGGAAGTAGAAGCTACCTTGCTGTGAAATGCTAAATATAAAATTAACGGGACTTGAAGAAAGCCTGTTTGAAAAGATGGGTTGGTGAGCATTGCAGTGTGGTTCTAAGTTCTAAGACTGGAGCAGGTTGAGAAGCTGGTACATGCAATGTGTTTCTTGCACTCAGCTGTTCTGCTCAATAGTATGGATTTACCATGTATGAATGTTGAATTCTGTATCCCCAGTTTAAATAAGACTGTTCATGAACTAAAATCCTAAGTCCAACAAGCTTGTCATTGGGTCTGCCACTGCACTTGTCAGTGACAGCAGAAGCTTGCAGTAAGTCAGATCTGCAAGCTGTGCTAGTTAGAAGGTTAGAGAGATGGGTGAAGATAAAATTGAACTCCTCAGGTCTGAGCTGCATAGTAATTTCTGTGGATAGTAAATAGATACTTTGGTGGCGGGCAGGCGGGGGGACTTGCAGACATGTAAACAGATCCTCTGAGTGACATGGCAGGTTTAACTATAGCACATCTATCTAAGACTCTGGACAGCTGAAACCTGGGGTTTGGAAATGCTTACTCATATGAGATTACAAAGCTCAGTTTAAACAGGTACTCTAATCATAAATAAGGTTGATTCTTTAGCTAAATTGAACAAGTAATAAATTTAAACATGTTGCTGTCTAGGTGAAATAGTGTTTTTTACCTTTTATCTTCTGGTGTCCTGGCTTAAAAGCTTGTATCCTGtgataaaacagaaaaactaCTGTCATGAGCTCAGGTTCCATGTGAAATCCTTTAGTTCATACTGGGATCAACTTGGCAGAACTCTGACTGACCTCATGAAGGATAGTGTAAAAGTGTTGTCTCTCTATTTAGACTTTTTGGAAAGACTCCATGGCTTTCTGTTTCTCCTGTCTGGCTTGTCTTGTTTCTTTCCACTGTAGGCCTGTTTCTTTGCTTGCTGTGATTTTCTTGTTGTTTGATCTGACTAGCAATTCCACAAGATCTGCTTTTGCTCTTCCTTTCTGCTCTCTGTTTACATTTGAGTTTTGAAATTGATTAATCCTACCCTCTCTGTTGGAATGAGTGTGTAACTCTATGCCTTTTGAGTATGCAGTACTCTGAGCAAAGCTGTACAGCCTTCAAACATGTCACAAGTTTCTCTTGTCGGttcctggcaaggaaaatgtaCTTTCTTCCATCAAGACCATAAGATTCtttatttcaaattactttCTCTTCACCTAAAGTGCAAACTttgacattttcttctttttgtagttggggttttttgttgttgtctttggttggttgttttttggtgggagttttttgggggggttttttggttttttttggaggtttttattgttgtttgtttttgtttccctGTGTGTGGAGCTGAATATACTTTCAAGGGCTTGCTCTTTGCTGCCACATCCTTGCTATCTTTTAATACCCTCCTACATACCAAtctttccactttttttttgcccatttGACACCAGTTCTTATTTGACTGATTTTAACATTTTGGTCTCTTCTCATTGCAGTTTTTTTCTAGTACCTTTCTTTCATCTTTGATGTAATGGTATAGTCTTGCAGTGACTTTCTAATAGAGCTCTTTTTGAAGGTTGTGTGTTCTCTGCTCTCTTTAATAGTGAAAGAACTTGCTTTCATTAAACTTAGCCATAATACTTCCTCATTAACTGTGCCTCTCTTTGATCTTCTTGTTCATCTGCAGATTTTGGGGAGCTGTTGTTCTCTTCCTTAGGGCTGTGTCTCTTCAGACTCTTCTGCCTTTGCTGCCTTTCTGGCTTTTGCCTCCCTTGATGTGTCTAAGGGCACCTTCTCTCCTACTTGGCACAGGTTTGTCATTTGCCACCTCTGCTGTATCTTGGGACATGTTCTTTGCTCCTATGGCTTTAACTACTATTCTAGTGCTTGctatttttctgttgctgtgCTCTTAAATTCTGGTCTTATGTTAAAATCTACAGTATATTTTATGTGCAAGAAAAACATCATCTTATTCTTGAGGTGGGTATGCCCATTCTTCTTTGCATAAGCTCAAGTTCCTTAACATTACCTCATTTATCCCAGGATTTCCCTTCAGGTCTTCTTTGCATGTAGAAATGCTTATAAGTATAGTATGTAGCAGTGCTTATAATGCACTtataagttgttttttttttttttttttccctgacaatATTTGCTCAGGAAGCTTCCActaatgttattttcttttaaaggatagCTGGCCTATCTTTTGGCATTGATAGGTGGCCTGTGCTGCTTTGTAAAGTGTTTGTAAAGAACTAGCACTGGTCTTCAAAAAATCAGCGAAGGAGATACATTACTGCTTTCAGGTGTCAGTGCCAGAATGTGGGATCACAGGATGGGCTAAGGCACATGGAATGCAGGAACAGCAGTCTAACATTAGACTTCTGATCATCAGTGGATGTACATGGTAAGCTCCCTGTGCATGTTACAACAAAAATTAGTTTAGTGTAGAACTGAGAGCAATTTAAGCAGTGACCTTGTTGATTTAATTCAGGTAATCAGTAATCTGTTGTAGGGAATGTAATTTATTTCCATTCTATTTTCCTTACTGTTAAATAACACAAGTTTATAAAAAATCTTGAGGGAGCAAGGCGTTTTCTTTCTCATGTCGTAATGTCTCTCAGGAGTGATCTGTTACTTGAGtatgagtttttattatttttatcccTCACTTGAGGTTGCTGTTCTTGCTTTCACTGCTGAAGCTCGAGTGGTAAAGTGTGATAGCTTAAACATAGGGTCTTACGAGTTGagatttttccattaatttttgtAGTGTGATTAACTACCTTTGGTTGTGAGCCAAAGATAATGGTCTTTTCCTCATACCTGAGAGCTTACATTCCACACTTCATGAAACAGAGGTAAGCTGCAGCCTGCCACTCTTACtggaccaaaaaaaaccccaaaacctgggctGCATTATTAATTTCCCTAAAGCACACTCTTGTATGTTAACCCAGAAAGTGTAACACAGTGGATCATTATAATTCATTAAGAAACAGGGAAAGGGACCTGtgggttgggttttggttttaagCATGTGTAATTACTCATTTTTCTTGTGTACAAGGACCAAATCTGGATAGTGGCGTTAATGtttgataatttttttgtttgacaGCTGGATGGTGCTGTTGCACAACAGACTGAAAATAGAACACTCCACCCACTACTAGCTCTTTCAAGCTTTTTGGTCTCTTCCCACAGAGGTAGCAGAATTCATCCAATAGAAAGGAAAGATTGATCCTGTCTCAACACTATAAACAGAAAAGGAGGACAGAAGTCTAAATCATTGCTGGGAAATAGAGGATTTCTGTGCAGCCTGAGAAGCCCGAGAATATGGTCCTTGATAGATTTTTTCAGTGTGGTTATTTGATCACAGCTAGGCACTGAACAGCAGCTGTAGGCTTTCTCCCAGGTCTAGGTGAATATCCTGATTCCCATCTGTTCAGTTTTGCCTTCTCATTTTTTCTGTTACTCTACAGTGCAAGGCCTTGTCTGGCTCAGAGTTTTCTGCTACCACAATTGGGATGAGTCTGTGCTCTTGAAGATATTCAAAGGAAATTCACGGAATTGCAGAGTATCCTGAtttggaaaggacccacaagaATCATTGAATCCAAGTTATCTAGCTCTAGAATCCTGAAAATTTCTTTGGATTTAGCTGAAGCTTTTGAAAGGCAGGGAGTTgaatctgctgctgctccaagtCTTTCATGATCTTGTAATGAAACTTCTGCACTCAAGTGATGAAGAAAATGTGCATAGAGGAGCTTTTGGTAATACTTTTGCAGAACAGATAAGGTAAATTTATAGTACAAAATGTTATGCTGTTCTAATGCATTTGGAGACAGCCCTTAACTCATGTTTAAAGTATCTACATCTTTAAAGTTGGTCTTCCAAAATAGCCATGAAATAATTACTGTGTGGAAAAACACCATtgcaggtttttgttttcttggaagAATCTCAGGCAACTGGAAGAAATAGTTCTGTAAGTATTAAAGtagcaaaaaaataaagcaagctggctatttcagaatattttaacttttattgCAACTTGTTTGataggaagaagaaaacagaagtacTGCATTTATATTAACTAAATACAGTGGATCACTTAAACTTAATTGCTTTATGACATATATGATACCATATGTAGTAACTCAAACCATCAGATTGTAAGTAATTTTTCTATATTCTTTGGGTTTCTACCTTGATGAGTCCTATCTCAAAATCCTTTTTTGGAGGAATGATTCTGAAGATCCTCAATCATTACTTGTTCTTACAAGTCCCACTACCCTTGAGATATGTCTTTACCTATTTTACTTCAATAAACTGCTGTGCACTGCAAACACTTCCTGATATCAAGTGACTGGCAGAACGCAATAGAATTCTGCATAGAACAAAATTGAGCTAGTGTCTGtcaaaatggaaaacaattGTAACAAAGTCATGTGTAATGACAAAAAAAGATTATGCTCAAAATAATATATTCAGTCAATACCTCATTTCTATAAGCAATTCACAGCTCTAAGACAAATTTACACTAATAGAAATAGTGTAGGGACAGTAGGGGCCATCAGCTCACACCTAACTTTGAAGAAtctaaaaatttttaatttatgatAAAATATTGCAATtgttttggcaaaaaaaaattttgcagtgtttttgtGGAAATAGCCTGCTGGTAATATTTTCTGTGTCACACATGTATCTCAAATTTTTGTTTCCCTGAAATGTGGTTCCGTGAGCAGTCCTTGTCTGCAGAGTTGCCTGCAGCTGTTGAAGTTGTCAGCAAATGTGATTGCACATTACAAACAGGGTGgtattttctcctgtttttatTAAATAGTGGAATTGAATGAAGTTGCTGCATTGAAATATGTCAGTCATACAGTTCTTGCTTCAATCTATAGGTTACAAAAGGATGGAATGAAGCTAACAAGATAAATCCTTAGGTAGGGTGTACACTGAATTTACCATATCCTGCAATATCAGTTTTGAGTACTCTCTGCCTATATTTTTCCTGATGCTGTATGAATTTGAATGGATGTTCCTGATAAGCCAAAAAATGTTGTGTTTCGGTATTTATCTATGTGACAGGTAAACTAAAGTGGTTCTTAAAGGTGACGGTTCAAGATGTTGGAGAAACCCCTTTGACTTTCAGATTGAAAATGAACAGGTCTTGAGGGTTCTGTATGTGTTGACTGTTGTGTGTAGACATCAAAAGCCTATGGATGATGGAAACTTTGATCCCAGAAGTCTCTGGTGCTTCATGTTCTGCCTTGCACTTTGGTACTGCCAGTGCTGATGGACTGCTTGTTCCTACCTCCACACTACTGAGatttatggaaaaaatatttcatcagcCTTGAGGATTGACTGTGAAGTCTGCTAGGGTGTAGGTGAACagaaggaaatttatttttcgTCCATTGTTTGAATGGCCATCTTTACAGTCATTCCCTTCAGTAACTGCTGTTCCATGtcccttcttcctccctccAGCAGGTGCCTCTGTGATCCCCAGCATCAGTGCCAACACAGGCCTCTACCCTGGGGCATGTATCCAGCTGCCTGATAGACATCAGAGGGAAAAAGGAATAAGCATTGTTCTGCAGCCCAGCTGGACCTCTGAGCACCTCTCTTGTATCCCTTCCCTGGCTGGAAGGGACAATGTAGGGTGTCTGAGTAAGCAGCAAAATACAGGAAGCAAATGCTGAAGTCACAGCTGCTCTCACAAGTCAGAAGAGGCTTTCTGTGCTTGAAAAAAGGCTTAGCTGTTCAAAGCTGTGAGCACCCAGGGACTGTGATTCTAAAACTCAGAGCTGTAAGACTGGGTCCAGCTGTTACCCAGGCACTACCCAGTCCATCATCAaaccctgtccctgggcacatctacacatctttccAATagctccaggaatggtgactccaccgctcctctgggcagcctcttccaaTGGTTCACaacccttttggtgaagaaaattttccaagtcTCCAATCTAAAGCTTCCCCTGGCAAAACATGAGGCCTTTTCCTCTTGtttgttacttgggagaagaaACTGACTCACCTCATTACAAGCTGCTTTCAGGTTGTTGCGGAGAGCAATGGCGTCCCCCACTGAGCATCCTTTTCTCCtggctaaacaaccccagttcCATTAGCTGCTTCTCTTAAAACTTGTGCTCTAGACCCTTCTTGAAGAATGCCTAGCCTACCTGGACTTGTTTTCCCCTCAGGACTGCTTCTGAAGCAGTGGTATCAACCAGGCTCCTAAACAGCCCAAAATCTGTCCAGTGTGGCAGTTCTGCTCGACAcatctccttcctgcccctccaCCTGCTCCCTTCCTGAGAATGAAAAACTCATTTCATGACTGCATGCCCCAGATGGTT encodes:
- the CHCHD7 gene encoding coiled-coil-helix-coiled-coil-helix domain-containing protein 7; translated protein: MSRHAKKLRDQDINPCLAETDATTKCMNDNNYNKDMCTDYFLKYKNCRKFWHGIMMQRKRSGVKPEMPSAEERKKILESMGKPY